In Sandaracinaceae bacterium, the DNA window GTCCACGAAGGGCCCCTTGAAGAGCCCGTGGGTGGGGTGCGTGAGGTGCGCGAACAGCGCCTGCTCCAGCTGCGCGTCCTTGAACCCGAAGGTGGTGCGCAGGTAGTCGAGGAGCGTGCCTCGCAGCTGGTGGGCGACGGTGAGGGGCAGCATGAGGGAAGGGCGATAGCGGGAAACCAGCGGGGGCTGCGCCGCGGTGGGAGCCGCATCCCCATCAACGCGCCGTGGGGTGCACGGCGCGTGGGGGACCGTACTACAGACCAGGCGTCGGGTGGTGCGTGAAGCTGGCCAAGCGTGGAGACCTGCACGATACTCATGGCGTGGCTGCCAACCTCGAGAGTGTCCGTCTAGGCGCGTTCAAGTCCTATCGCGGACAAGAGCTGTCGCTCGGACCCATGACCTTGCTGGTGGGTCGCAATGGCAGCGGAAAGTCCAACGCGCTCGACGCTTTGTCCCTGCTTGCGCTGTTGGCTGAGGAGCGTGACGTCAACGACCTCGAGCGCGGCGACTTCGAGGTGGCTGGGCTGCGGGGCGGGGTGAGCGGAGCAGCGCCGTTTGGCAAGACTCCCATCGAGGTGGGCTGCTCGGTGCGCCTGGAAGACGGTTCCCTCGCGGAGCTCGATGTGACGATCGACATCGAGGGGCGTCCGGAGATCTTGTCTGAGACGCTGAAGCTCACAACCAAGGCCGCGGTGAGGGTGCTCATTCAGTCGGGCCGGCAGCACAGCGCCTCCGGCATCTCGGACGCCAAGGTCTATAGTGCAGGACAGCCCAAGACCTATCACCTGCTCTCGTCGCGTCTTGCGGTGGTGCAGGCGGTGGGCAAGGTGCCCGGAGACTCGGCTGCGCGCCGTCTTGTGGTGGAGACATGCGAGCAGGTTCTGGGCGTGTTGCGAGGCGTGTTCGTGTTGGACCCCGTGCCCAGCGGCATGCGCCAGTACGCGCGCGTTGGCTCACCTCCCGACCGCGCCGGCGCCAACCTCTCCGCCGTGGTGTACGCCCTGCGCAAGAACAAGCGGGCATGGACACGGCTCACCGAGCTGGTGCAGGCGCTGGTGGAGACCCACATCGAAGAGATCACCTTCGTGGAGGCCAAGCTCCCAGGCGACCGGCTGATGGACGTCATGGTGGCGCTGCGCGAGCGCGTGGGACGGCAGCACTTTACCACCGACGCGCGCGTGATGAGCGACGGCACGCTGCGCTACCTCTCCATCGTGGCGTCGCTCCTGCACCTTCGTGCCTCGGGGTCTTTCGGTACCACGCTGGTGGTCGAAGAGATTGAGAACGGCCTCTTCCCCAGTCAGGCCCGGCGGGTGCTGGATCTGCTCCGCGAAGAGGCGTCGGAGCAGAGCGTGCGCCTGCTGGCGACCACGCACTCGCCGGCCCTCTTGGACGCGCTGCACCCTGCGGACCATGCCAGTGTGATCCTGTGCGACCGGCAGCCCGACGGGCTCAGTCGGCTTCAGCGGCTGACCGATCATCCCCGCTACGTAGAGATCGCTGGCGCCGGCGCCGTGGGGCGGGCGATCACGCGCGGCGAGCTGGAGCGCGAGCCAGCGCCCCGTGCGCGCTCCGTGGCGGAGCTGTTCGGCACATGAGTTCCACCGTGCCTCGTCGCACACTGGAGCTCTTGGACACCAGCGTGCTGCTCAATCTCCTGCGAGTGCCGTTCGAGTCCGACCACGCGGACGACGTGCAGGCCGAGCTCGATGCCAAGTGGAAGCGCGGCGTCGAGTTTCGCCTGCCGCTCGCGGCGCTCATCGAAGCGGGGGATCATGTGGGGCGCGTCGACAACGGCACCAAGCGTCGCCAGTGTGCGGTGCGCCTTCGAAAGCTGATCGAGGCCACGCTCGACGGCACTGCGCCCTGGTCGTTCGCGCCCCTCGAGTGGGACGCCACGTTCCTCAAGCAGGTCATCTCCATGCCGAGCGCCGAGCTGGTGGATTCGCTCGCCGCCAAGCGCCTGGAGATGGGGGACCTGGTCATCCTCGCTGAGCTGCGCCGCCTGCGAAGCAACCTGGATCAGAAGGTGATCCGGGTCGTCATCTGGACCCTCGACGAGCAGCTTCGTTCGGCGGCGGAGCTACCCTGATCCGCACAGGCGTTGGACAGTGCTCGTCGGCGGAGTATGAATTTTGTATGCGCAAGGCCCGCGTCACGGTCACGGTTCGGAAAGAGGTGCTTGCCAAGGTGGAGCGACAGGTTCGCAAAGGGCGCGCCAAATCCGTGAGCGCGTGGGTCGACGCGGCGATGGAGGAGAAGTCGCGACGAGAAGACCTCGCAGCACTGCTCACTGAGATGAAAGCGGAGAACGGCCCGGCCACGGCCAAAGAGGAAGCATGGGCCCGAGCCGTCCTCGGCCTGTAGTGTTCGACGCGGGGGCGTTCATCGCTTTCGAGAAGAACGAGGTGCAGCCGCTCGACTTGGAAGAAGCCATGGCCACTGGGATTCTCTGCGGCGACCGGAACGTCAACGACGTCGTGGACGCCAGCGTCGTGCTGCTCGCTCGTCGCTGTGGAGCCTGCATCGTCACGAGTGACCCAGACGATCTTCGGCGCATCGACCCGAACGTCGTCTTGGTCCCCTGCTGAGCGAGCGGTGGCCCCACCCGCCCCGATGTAAGCGCAGGTGCGTGACATACCACATGCTGCATGCTAGCCATGCGGCCATGAACGCGTGGACGCGGTTTGGGTTCGTCGCTTTGTGTGGCGTGTTGGGGGTGGGCTGCCTGAGCGAGACGCGCTACGTGTGCCCGCCCGGCAGCGACGTGACCGCGTCCACCCGCTGCGGCGTGGCGTGCGCCTCGGGTGAGCTGAGCGCCAGCGTGTGCGACGAGGTCCGCGCCGCGTGCGCCGACGGGCGCCTCACCGCGATTGACTGCGCCGGCATCGACGGCGACCTGGGCGTGCAGGACATGGGCACGGACCAAGCCGACGTGGGGCCGGACATGGACGTGACGGCGGACACGGGCGTGGACCAGGGACCGTGCGGCGCGTGCGGGGTTGATGCGCCGCTGTGCAACACGGCCACCATGCAGTGCGTGGAGTGCTTGGGCGTGGGGGATTGCGGCGGGGACACGCCGCAGTGCAATGCTGCGGGGGAGTGCGTGGAGTGCCTGAGCGGAGCGCACTGCAGCGGAGACACGCTGGTGTGCTCGAACGGAAGATGCGTGGGCTGCGAGGACGAGGACGACTGCACCGCGGCCGAACCGGTGTGTCAGCCCGCGGGACAGACTTGTGGCAACTGCGTGGATCGCGGACTGCTTGAACTACCCGACGCTGCCCTCCTGCAACCTGGGCACAGGGGCGTGCGTGGCCTGCGATGAGGAGAACGAGAGCGCTGACTGCGGCGAGGGTTCCCCGACGCCGCGCTGTAGCGCCAGCCGCCAGTGCGTCCAGTGCCGCGTGAACACCAGCAACTTGGACTGCCGCAGCACGACTGCCTCGCAATGCGTTAGCAACAGCTGCGCCAGCTGCACGACCAACGCGCACTGCGCGCACCTGACGAACACGCCGTACTGCTTCAACAACGCCTGCCGGGCCTGCACGCCGACGAGCGAGGACGATGACTGCAACGGCAACACGTGCAATCCCGTCACGCGCGCTTGCACGAACACCGCCATCGGGTCGCAGGGCGTGTGCGAGTCCTGCGTGTCGGACAGCGACTGCAGCCAGGCGGACGGGACCTCGCGGTGCATCCGCATGAACTACATGGGCACGCTCAGGGGCGGGTACTGCTTGCTGCAGGGACCCACCTGCGATCGGCCATTCGGGGTGTTCATCAACCAGCAGAGCTTGTCGGGAGCGGCTGCGACAAACTACTGCGGTATCGACCAGAGCGCGGTCAGCTGTGAGGCTGTGAGAGCGCTCCAAGTCAGTCGCACGTGTCCGAGCGGCAACGCCAATGAGTGCGTGGCCGACGGGGCGCTGTGCGCCATGGTGGGGGCCTCAGCAATCGATGCACCTATCCTTGCTCCTCGCCGGATGAGTGCCTTCCTACAGGCCCTGCCTCAAGTTGCGGCGCTGGACGCTGCGGATCGTGATGCGACGCGCCATGCACTTCGCGCCACGGTCATTCACCACCCTCGTCCTGCTTGCTATCACCCCCCTCGGTTGCGCGGATCTGGGGTGCCCCGATGGCACCGTCCTCGATCGCCAGCAGGGGATGTGCGTGCGCACGTCTAGCGACCTGGGCGTGCAGGACGTCGGCACGCACCACGGGGACATGGGGCCCGACACGGGAATGGCCCTGGACCAGGGGCCTTGCCCACCATGCGGGGTGGCA includes these proteins:
- a CDS encoding AAA family ATPase, which gives rise to MAANLESVRLGAFKSYRGQELSLGPMTLLVGRNGSGKSNALDALSLLALLAEERDVNDLERGDFEVAGLRGGVSGAAPFGKTPIEVGCSVRLEDGSLAELDVTIDIEGRPEILSETLKLTTKAAVRVLIQSGRQHSASGISDAKVYSAGQPKTYHLLSSRLAVVQAVGKVPGDSAARRLVVETCEQVLGVLRGVFVLDPVPSGMRQYARVGSPPDRAGANLSAVVYALRKNKRAWTRLTELVQALVETHIEEITFVEAKLPGDRLMDVMVALRERVGRQHFTTDARVMSDGTLRYLSIVASLLHLRASGSFGTTLVVEEIENGLFPSQARRVLDLLREEASEQSVRLLATTHSPALLDALHPADHASVILCDRQPDGLSRLQRLTDHPRYVEIAGAGAVGRAITRGELEREPAPRARSVAELFGT